Below is a genomic region from Caldisericota bacterium.
ACAGGCTTTATCGCAAGCTCCTTCTTTGTCAAACATATGTAGAAGTTCACAAGCTTTTGCAATAAGTTTATTAAATGTTGGTTTTTCTAAAAGAGATTCAATCGCGCCGGCTCCTCCTACGATTGTCTCATATAAAATGATTTCGTAATCTTCTTTTTCCGTAACAGCCGGCCTTAAAAAGCATCCTAATTCGCTTTCATCTAATTCTAAAGCAAGCTGTATGGCCCTATTAAAAGCATGCATGAGAGTGGTTGCAAAAACTTTCTGATTTTTAACTTCATCGGGTAAATCATATTTAATTGTCAATACATCATGTATATCATCTGAAATAAGATGTACCCCTTTTATAAGGTCATTTACTGTACCTTTTTTCCGGCACTCACCTTTGTTATCTTGATTGCCATAATGCTTGCTAATTTGCTCATCATTATCATTAATCCAGCTTTTGCACGCATTACAAAAAGCAAAGCCGCACTTTCCTTCTTGTACATCTTGACGTAATCCTTTATTAATACCTATAATTCTGCCATTATGTTCATAAGCCAGAGAAATAATTATTTTATTTTCAAGTTTAACTTTAACTGAAATTGTTTTGGAAGAATTATTATTATAATATTCTTTAATGACATATCCAGAACGCAGTCTCTCTTCTTCATCTGACCCAATTTTACTTCTTCGCGTAGCAATTACATCAGGCATTGGCATAACATTTTCAATGGTATGTTCCGTCGATAAATTATTACCGCAACGTGGGCATGCAGTTTGATTCACCTTATCTCCCGATAAAACAGCTTCACATTCTGGACAAAATTTTATTTTCTGCCAGGGAATTCCTATAGCCATATTCGCAGAACTCACTTTATATGTACCGCCATCCACATAGATAGTATTAAACGGTGCAAGCTCTCTTATCGCTAAAATACGGCTTCTTAATATTTTCTTCTCTTCTGTTCCCGCAAAATAACTAACAGAAACATGATTTTCAGGAAAAGCATAGCCTGGTAAAAATCCAACTGAACCTAAATATCTATAAACGTAGTAACCGGAATCTCCCCGCCTCATTCTATCCATCTGTTTGGTAACACGCCCGAATTCAAATGTGGCGTCTTGTTGATATTGATGTTGAGCTTCTTGATGTAATTTATCTAAACGTTCTTGAAGCCTTTTATAATCTTTTCTCCAATCATCAAATGCACGATCTAATGCCTCTACAAATTTACTAATGATGCCCTTAATAAAATTCTCATCCAGCCAATCATATTTATCCATCTCGGATTTAAAAACCAGGATTGAGTTGTCAAGCAGGATTTGAGAATTGTTATTTATTTCATCTTCTAAATTTTTTTTAATGTCAACAAACATTGGTAAATCTGAATCCGCTATGTTAATCAATTCACAAGGTTTGGATTTAAGTTTTACTGATAGAGTTTCTAAAACAATTGAGTGGATATGCGAAGTAACCAATCGTTGGTTATCGGTTAAAAATCTTGGAGCAGTAACTTTACCAGCAATTATTTTCTCTGGATACTTGAAAAAATATTGGTCATGTGGGCCTCTGCCAAAGCCTGCTCCACAAAAACTAGTAATTAAAGAAGCCTGTCCTTTTCTTCCCGCGCGGCCAGCTCTTTGTGCATAATTACTTGGACTCGGGGGGACGTTTCTTAAAAATATTGCAGATAGGTTTCCTATATCTATTCCCATTTCCATAGTAGGAGTACAGACCAATATATTCGGCAACTTGTTATCCCGGAATTGATGTTCTATTTCTTTCCTATTATTTCCGGAAAGCTGCCCACTATGATCTTGTGCTCCTATAACTAAACTGGAAGAAATCGGCATGGTATATAACTCACGATAATAGTGCCTGCTAAAATCCTTTTTTGTAAGTTTTAAACCAGTTAAAGATTTATCGTATTTTTTAAAATCATATACCATATTAGACTTCTCAGAAACTTTATGAACACTGTTATCAGAGGTTACTAATCGAATTCTTTCCCAATTTAACCGATATGCTCTAGGAATATATTTTAAATTAATATCCTCTTTTAATACATTAATATCTCTTCTGGCAAGTAATTCAAACAGCTTTATCATTAATTCTGTGCAATGTGAAGAGTCTATATTAAGAAATTTTTTAACAAACCGCCCAGGGGCCGACAATGGATGAGCAAAACTCCAAATAGATTTATATCGATCATTTAAAGAATGTTCTGCAAATGCTCTTGTTTTGCCAAAAATACTCAGATAAAATAAACTGTCCTCATTTAAACTATACGTGACATTCTTAATATCCCTAGGATTAATAATAAAATTATGACTAACGGCTGTGCGTCTACGCAGAATACTCAAAACTCCCCATAATAAATCATAACGCAATTCTTCGCTTAATTGATAAATCTCTGGGATATTTTTCCAGATCATATCTTTTTTTTCATCCGACGCCAATAACCGTAAACCCTTGTACACTACCTTTAATAAACCAACATCCTCTAAATTCTGTTGTGTAAAATTAGTGTTTCTACTTATCTCTATAAGAATACAATATTCAATATGTTTAAGAAAATTCTGTTCTAAGTCTCCGCTAATATCTTCTTCATCTTCACTATCGATCAATGTTTCAGTCCTGGTATCTAAATTGATATTCAAATGGTTTTCTTTTATTAGTTCAAAAATTTTCTTTGCAGTATTGGGTAAATTCATTAGATTATTTATTTTCGAATACTTTTCGAATGTTTCCCCTTTTTGCAGTAATGCTGTATACAGTAATTGTCTAAAAAGAATCCTCCGACCCCGATCATTCAGATGGCCTGCCTGAAATGCTGTATCCTGCCGATTATCAGCAAATGCAATAATTTTTTTCTCTTTATCCGGTAAAGATTCTAAATTCTTTGTAATTAAAACATCTGATGCTGTTGCCCGGCCCACCCGGCCATAAACACGTATCTTATTATGTTCATGAGAACGCTCGTCGTAATCAATGCCACATTCCGGACAAATCATAAACGGTTCACGAATAAAAGTAACCGGTAATCCACCGGTTTGAACAAAAGTATTATCTTTATTATTAAAATACATATGAATTGGTATGTATTCTCTACATTTTGCCTTAACATTTCCTGTTTGCGTTAGCCATCTATCAGGTACAGGCACCTCTTCCGAATTCCAATGTCCAACCATTAAATAACCTGTTTCTCCTTCAGCTTCTTCATTGGAAGAGTTCATGTCCTGAGGAATAAATTTATCACCGATGCGAGAACCGTAATAGAATTCTTTGCCACATGCTTGACAGAATACTACCTGAAAAGCAGTCATTTCCTGCTGAGTATTTTTACTAATAAGACTGGTATCCCCTTTATCAGTTAAGGTAATATTAGATTTTTCAATCGTTCCATTAATACCTCTACCTTGGGAGAAAAAAGTATGTATTTTCAAAGAAAATCTTGGCCTACCCTTCTCGAACGTATTTGTACCCACAAACAGGCCAGCAATTAATTCTAAATCTGCAGATTGATAATCAATTCCTTTTCGCTCACTATTAATATATCTTTTTACCAAATCACTAAATGAAGTAACTTCAATTAATGAATTCTCCAGAAAAGAAAGTACTGGATTATTGGATAATATTTTGCTTAAAGATTCTATATCAAAAGCCTCTGTTTTTGTTCCATTTATTTTATCGGCTAAATTAAGAACAGTTTTAAAGGTGCCGTCAAACTTTTCAATATCTTCTCTGGAAACCTTAACCATAGAGGGAAAAGACGTTGTTAGTCTTTGAGGAATATCTTCATAGGATTCACCAATAATGCTCTCTGGTACAAAATTCTCACCAAATAGCTTCCGGGCAAAATTAGCCATTACTTTCTTCGCATCCTCATCCTCACCGCTCTGAATCGTTGCACTAGTTCCAATACAGATAAGTTTCCCTGTGGTTCCAGTATGCCACTTCAACCTGCGGATTAAGCAAGCAACATCAGCACCGCGCCTTCCTGAATAAGTGTGCACTTCATCTAAAACTAAAAATTTAAAAACACCTCTCTGTGTAAGAGGAAAAAGTTCTTTATCTTCAAAACGGGTAAGAATTAACTCCAGCATCTGATAATTAGTAAGTAGAATATCAGGCTTTTTCTCTTTAATTTTCTCTCTGGAAATCAATTCAGAATCATAAGGTTTTTTGCGCCCGGTTAATTTCTCAAATTCTCCCAATGCTTCTTCTTCAGTATAAAGCGTATCTCCTGTATAATTGGCTACGGTTAATCCTGAACCGGCAAGGCGTGCCGAAAAATCTTCATATTGGCTATTAGCCAATGCATTCATGGGGTAAACAATGACTGCTTTAATTCCGCATACACCGGCTTTTTTCATCTTTAAGCATTCATTCACAATTGGAATACCAAAACAAAAGCTTTTGCCTGAACCTGTACCGGTAGCAACAATGGTGTTTTGTTTTTTCTGGCAGATGTTATCTATGGCTTCGCTTTGATGCTGGTATAAAGAAACAGGGGAGGAAGTAAAATCACTTAGATTAGACCGAAATATTTTTAAAACACCTTCGTCTAAAACGCCGTCTGAAACAAAAGTCTCAAGACTCTTTCCTTTGATAAAGGGGCGGGAAAGTTGAAGGAACGGCTCTCGCCATAAAAGGTGCCCTTCCTCTGTGTTTTTCTTAACCCATGCTTCGATTTCAGAATTGGTAAACCGGTGATAGCTATCTATAAAAGATTTGTAAGCATGCTTACATTTTTCATAGGCAAGAAAAGGATTAAAATAATTAGTCATCTTTACCTCCTATAAATTCTCAAATTTATCCTTTAACTCATCATATTTTTCTAAAATTAATCTCTTAGTACGGTATTCTCCATATTTTTCAATATCTCTTTTTTTAACGATTGGGAATGTTTCTAAAATATACTCTAAATCAGCATAGCCCACACCATAAACATAAGCCATAATAACATCGATTTCCGTTCTTATCTTTTCTCTTTCAGATTCATCCCATTCATAAGGAGCATCTTCGTATCCTAAAATTGATCCTAAATATTTGGTACCGGAAGTACAGGCAATTAGCTTGATTGCCCTATCGATAATATAATCTTTTAAAAGAATATCATTAATTTTCTTATCGTCAAAATAAGTTAGAGGTGGTAACGGTAACTGCCATAAAACAGATTTCAATAAATTAGCTGTTACTTTTTGCCTAGCAACATAATCAAAGACAAAAGATGAAAAAATTGAATTAAACAAAACAAGCTTCTTGCTATATTCAATTACATCTTTACTCTCAAAATTTAAAATCAAACAAAGGTTATTTGCCGGGTACGTTGGCATAATGCAACCAATGCATGTTCTTGCATTAGAAATAACATTGGTAACAAGTCTGCAACAAAATTGAAATTGATATTTCAAGTTACACTTCTGTTTCAATTCAATGTATTTTTTTTCGTCTATCCAATATCTTGGTTCTATTTCATAGCTTAAGTCTTGTTTTTGCCCTAAAGTTGGGATATACGTCGCTGGCTTCTTGCTAAACCTTTTATCAACTGGTATATTTTCGAAACTAGCAAATCGATAATCGTAATTTTGGATATATTTTCCTTCATATAAAGGATAATAACTTCTATTATCCTTTATAAAAATATTCCTATCCAATAAGAATCCTTCTTTTTGTAACTCCTCTTTATTTTTAAACAAATGCGAACCACCAGACATATCGATTTGTCTAATATACGAAATGCCCCAATTATTTATATTTTTCTTTTCATTAACTATCACATCAAATTTTGAATATATTTTCTGAGCAATTTGTATATCTTTTTTATTCAAGAAAACAGGACATGTTTCTGTGTTTGGATTAAATTTTTTTATCATATTGAAATCTAATGCATATATCTTTTCATTATTTATATCATCAACATCTAAACATTCAAACGCAAAAAGATGATTTTGTATTGGTGTGTTTTTGCCACTCAATGTCAATAAAGCAAATCTTTCATGAAAACCGACATTTGGGAAAAGAAATTTCCAGTTTTTAAAGTCATAAAAAGATACTAAATTTTTATTCTTCAATAAGTCTGAAAATAAATCTTTATAAGTTATTGTATTGGCCAAGGCTGATTTTATAATTATTCCTACACGGCCATTCTCATTTAAAATTTTTCGAGATAACTCTGTAAAAAGAGGATATGTATTCAATTCACCTGTATTTGATAGTGTAAAATATTGGCTTTCTTTAAACCATAATGAAACTTTATAAAATTTCCTCAGTTCACGGATCCATAACATATAAAGCTGGTGATTTGATTTTCTTAATCCAGTAATAAATTTTTCTCTTTCTGATTTTTTTTGTGTTGTGGCTATTGTATCATCTTTTCCTACAAAAAATTCTCTTTCATAAATTGTCAATTTCTCCCACGGCGGATTTCCTAACACACAATCAAATCCACCTTTTTTAAAAACCTCCGGAAATTCAAGATACCAATGAAAAAACTTATATTCTTCTGCAATTTCTTTGATTTTATTTTCTAATTTCCCGGCCAATTGAATTTTTTCATTTTCTAATAAGTAATCTAACATCATCGGTGTTGGATAATTTTCTTTATCATCATTATGTTTCCAGAAAAATACAGCTGTCCAGTAATCTGCAATATATTTACTTCTTATAAAAGCATAATCTTCTCTGTGTTTTTTATATGCTTTTTCAATTTCTTTTTGTTCTCGCGTGCTATCTTCCCCGTATTTTTCTGATAAGTCCATTACTTGAAAAGTCTGCACTTTCTCGAGTTCCCGAACATGCTTAAACACCAATTGATTTTTTTCCTGTTCTTTTCTCCTATAATATTCCCGGGCAATTTTCATTCTTTTCCTTGCAATATTCTTATCATCGCCTTCTACCGGAGAATATGCTTCAGGAGGAATCCCTTTTTTGATTAATTCCAGGGTCGTACCAATAAGACTATTTCCACATTTAATTTTGTGGTCTAAAAAATTGAGCGGTAAATCATTAGTTGCAGCAGTTAACCATAGGGAAACCTTGGCCAGCTCTACCGCCATAGGATTAAGGTCTACTCCATATATACAACGCCTCAAGACATCTCGGCGAGCATGTCGTATTTGTGTATCGGTTGGATATTCATCCTGAATGCGAATTTTAGCCAGCTTTTCACCTAAATATTCGGTAGCAGCAATTAAAAATGCAGCACTTCCACAAGCAGGGTCACATATCTTTAAAGATAATAATGTTTTTTCTTGATTATCTTTATTAGGACCTGCTTCTTCTATTTTCGTTTCCACTACTGGTACTAAAGCTGATTCTATTAAAGCATTCACTAATCCGGGATGGGTATAATAACTACCAGAAGTTTTACGGGAAGTACCTCGGGGGTCAAGGAAAAAAGTATTTGGTGAAATTTCTTTTTGGGAGTTGTGTTTATTTTTATTATTACCATTTTCTAAGGTCTCTGCCTTAGAAGATATTCTCGGTATGTATTCTAATAAACTTTCATAAATTGCTCCAATCTCATCAACGTTTAATTCTATATAACTAATTCGGTGTATTATTCCTTCTTTTTCGAATAACGACATATATTTAATTGCAATTAATAATTTATCATTTCGACATTGAGAATTAATTAACCAATGAACGGAATCGGGATTAAACAATTGTCCATTATAAGGCGTAATTCCTAATTCCTGCACACCATGATAGACCATATTGAATGTTGCTTTTAATCCTTCCCATAAATCAAACTGTTCTTCATCGATTGTTTCGCCTCTTTCAATTTTATCTCTTAAAGAAGACATGCTGTATTCCTGGGCATATAAAGTACTTCTCGTAGGCATCAATCTTCGTTGCTCAGCATAAAATAAAAATAAAACTCGGTAAATAATTCGTAAAATTTGCTGATAAAATTGCATGCAATTTTCATTATTATCCACTAATTTATTTAATAAGTCTGGTGTTGCGAGTAAAAACCCGTTTGCGAGAGATTCAATTGCCAAACTTATATTTTTCCTTAAATCTTCTCCTATCGCTACCCCTGCGTTTTTACTTTCTTCAAACAAATTTTCTAATATACATTTTTCATTTTCTTTTGGTATAAATCTACTTGGATGTATTAACCTCCATAAAATTCGAAAGTCTTCATAATGGCGACCCTCAAATAATATCTCCAAATCAAATTGAATATAAGCTTTCCTGCTCTGGTGGCTAAAATCTCTTAAAATTCTTAAACATCTACCGTTAGTTACCACGCCCCACAAATCTGAATTGGATTGATTTAAAAATCTTTGTAAGGTATCATGAGGGCTATATTTACTAGTTTTTTCTTTTAACCTATCATCTAAATCCTGCTGAAAGGACGAAGAGTGCACTATAGGTGCATTTGCACTTTCCCATCCGCGATAGGACAGAATAAATTTGTTTCCACTATCTGCTCCAATAGCACTTTTTTGATATTGTAAATCAAATCCGAATTGAGAGAAGAAATACTTTATCCATTTTTCCCTTAAATCTGATAGATTCATAGAGGGAAAATCTGATGATAATAAGTCCCAACGAGCAATTAGATTTTCGTAAGCACCAGCAATTTGATCTGCATTATTTTTTTTATTTGCTTGTATAGAATATTTTTCCCAAGAAAAACTTTCAGGCTGTGTAAACCTATGACGAGAATTTTCTTGTCCCAAAGATTCTAAAAGATTTTCAGATAATAAATTTTGTATTTCTATACTCGGATAATTCATACCGGATACCCCATGGTTAAAGTTAAAATATCATGACTCGCATAAGAAACATTGGTAACTCCTTGAAGCCAATCAGGAAGGTTTGTATTATCAAATGTTTCCAGCAAATTACTTCTTTCCTTTATTATTTTTTTCAGATAATTATCAATCATTCTAGTTAATTCCTTTTCCCAATATTTGTTATTAAATACTTCCTGAATATCTTCTTTAACCTCCAGAGTTGTACGGTTTCCTTGTAAAGGCTCGCTTTTCTCAAAAAGCTCCACCTTTTGTGAAGTTAATATTTCTTCATTATAAACATAAAAACCCAAAGTTAATATTTCTTCAATAATTGATGTTGGTTCAGTCTCCACTACACATCTTACAAGTACTTTAAATATGGCAATTGGTTTATCAATAGAATTACTTATCTTGTAAGCGATACGTCCATAATGATTGCTGGTTTCAAGGTAGATTTGTTGTTTTAATAATTGAACTAACCGATTAACTAAAGGGTGGCTAAGATCGATTAATTCAACTTTTGGATTTCGAGCAGCATAATTTTTATCAAAAGTCACATCATCTATTTTATCTGATCGCCCTGGTAATATAAGACGTTTATCATTTAATATAATTCGGTAAACTTGATCACTTTTCTCCTGAATACTGCAGCCAAATAATTGTAAGCCACTACGTATAAATTTCTCAATTTCTTCTTTTTTTCCAAAGGTATTTTCTGTTTGTTTTAATTTTTTTTCAATATCCGGTAGTCTAATATCTGTTTGTCCATAAAAAGATTCGTTTTTAATCTTTGTAATTTGTTGATTAAACAATATTTCTTCTTCTACGTCTTCTTTGTTAACTGCATTGCTATTTTGCTGTAATTCTCTTCTTTCGGTATTAACATCAAAAATACTAAGCTGTGAGGTGCCCTGTCTTATTTCCCCTTTTTTATCTCTTGTATAAGGTAATTTACCTACATTAACCAGATATTTAATAATATCGCTTTCATTATTAAAAAACGGAGGGGAAAATCCAAATTCTTCCCGAATGTGATCAGATCTTTCAATAATTTTCGCCAATATAGTTTCGTCTAAAGTACCATCTATTATAATGGTGCGAAGGTGAACTTCTTCTTCGGGCTGACCAAATCTATCTACCCTCCCGTTCCTTTGCTCTAATCGATTAGGATTCCAGGGTAATT
It encodes:
- a CDS encoding DNA methyltransferase, whose amino-acid sequence is MNYPSIEIQNLLSENLLESLGQENSRHRFTQPESFSWEKYSIQANKKNNADQIAGAYENLIARWDLLSSDFPSMNLSDLREKWIKYFFSQFGFDLQYQKSAIGADSGNKFILSYRGWESANAPIVHSSSFQQDLDDRLKEKTSKYSPHDTLQRFLNQSNSDLWGVVTNGRCLRILRDFSHQSRKAYIQFDLEILFEGRHYEDFRILWRLIHPSRFIPKENEKCILENLFEESKNAGVAIGEDLRKNISLAIESLANGFLLATPDLLNKLVDNNENCMQFYQQILRIIYRVLFLFYAEQRRLMPTRSTLYAQEYSMSSLRDKIERGETIDEEQFDLWEGLKATFNMVYHGVQELGITPYNGQLFNPDSVHWLINSQCRNDKLLIAIKYMSLFEKEGIIHRISYIELNVDEIGAIYESLLEYIPRISSKAETLENGNNKNKHNSQKEISPNTFFLDPRGTSRKTSGSYYTHPGLVNALIESALVPVVETKIEEAGPNKDNQEKTLLSLKICDPACGSAAFLIAATEYLGEKLAKIRIQDEYPTDTQIRHARRDVLRRCIYGVDLNPMAVELAKVSLWLTAATNDLPLNFLDHKIKCGNSLIGTTLELIKKGIPPEAYSPVEGDDKNIARKRMKIAREYYRRKEQEKNQLVFKHVRELEKVQTFQVMDLSEKYGEDSTREQKEIEKAYKKHREDYAFIRSKYIADYWTAVFFWKHNDDKENYPTPMMLDYLLENEKIQLAGKLENKIKEIAEEYKFFHWYLEFPEVFKKGGFDCVLGNPPWEKLTIYEREFFVGKDDTIATTQKKSEREKFITGLRKSNHQLYMLWIRELRKFYKVSLWFKESQYFTLSNTGELNTYPLFTELSRKILNENGRVGIIIKSALANTITYKDLFSDLLKNKNLVSFYDFKNWKFLFPNVGFHERFALLTLSGKNTPIQNHLFAFECLDVDDINNEKIYALDFNMIKKFNPNTETCPVFLNKKDIQIAQKIYSKFDVIVNEKKNINNWGISYIRQIDMSGGSHLFKNKEELQKEGFLLDRNIFIKDNRSYYPLYEGKYIQNYDYRFASFENIPVDKRFSKKPATYIPTLGQKQDLSYEIEPRYWIDEKKYIELKQKCNLKYQFQFCCRLVTNVISNARTCIGCIMPTYPANNLCLILNFESKDVIEYSKKLVLFNSIFSSFVFDYVARQKVTANLLKSVLWQLPLPPLTYFDDKKINDILLKDYIIDRAIKLIACTSGTKYLGSILGYEDAPYEWDESEREKIRTEIDVIMAYVYGVGYADLEYILETFPIVKKRDIEKYGEYRTKRLILEKYDELKDKFENL
- a CDS encoding DEAD/DEAH box helicase yields the protein MTNYFNPFLAYEKCKHAYKSFIDSYHRFTNSEIEAWVKKNTEEGHLLWREPFLQLSRPFIKGKSLETFVSDGVLDEGVLKIFRSNLSDFTSSPVSLYQHQSEAIDNICQKKQNTIVATGTGSGKSFCFGIPIVNECLKMKKAGVCGIKAVIVYPMNALANSQYEDFSARLAGSGLTVANYTGDTLYTEEEALGEFEKLTGRKKPYDSELISREKIKEKKPDILLTNYQMLELILTRFEDKELFPLTQRGVFKFLVLDEVHTYSGRRGADVACLIRRLKWHTGTTGKLICIGTSATIQSGEDEDAKKVMANFARKLFGENFVPESIIGESYEDIPQRLTTSFPSMVKVSREDIEKFDGTFKTVLNLADKINGTKTEAFDIESLSKILSNNPVLSFLENSLIEVTSFSDLVKRYINSERKGIDYQSADLELIAGLFVGTNTFEKGRPRFSLKIHTFFSQGRGINGTIEKSNITLTDKGDTSLISKNTQQEMTAFQVVFCQACGKEFYYGSRIGDKFIPQDMNSSNEEAEGETGYLMVGHWNSEEVPVPDRWLTQTGNVKAKCREYIPIHMYFNNKDNTFVQTGGLPVTFIREPFMICPECGIDYDERSHEHNKIRVYGRVGRATASDVLITKNLESLPDKEKKIIAFADNRQDTAFQAGHLNDRGRRILFRQLLYTALLQKGETFEKYSKINNLMNLPNTAKKIFELIKENHLNINLDTRTETLIDSEDEEDISGDLEQNFLKHIEYCILIEISRNTNFTQQNLEDVGLLKVVYKGLRLLASDEKKDMIWKNIPEIYQLSEELRYDLLWGVLSILRRRTAVSHNFIINPRDIKNVTYSLNEDSLFYLSIFGKTRAFAEHSLNDRYKSIWSFAHPLSAPGRFVKKFLNIDSSHCTELMIKLFELLARRDINVLKEDINLKYIPRAYRLNWERIRLVTSDNSVHKVSEKSNMVYDFKKYDKSLTGLKLTKKDFSRHYYRELYTMPISSSLVIGAQDHSGQLSGNNRKEIEHQFRDNKLPNILVCTPTMEMGIDIGNLSAIFLRNVPPSPSNYAQRAGRAGRKGQASLITSFCGAGFGRGPHDQYFFKYPEKIIAGKVTAPRFLTDNQRLVTSHIHSIVLETLSVKLKSKPCELINIADSDLPMFVDIKKNLEDEINNNSQILLDNSILVFKSEMDKYDWLDENFIKGIISKFVEALDRAFDDWRKDYKRLQERLDKLHQEAQHQYQQDATFEFGRVTKQMDRMRRGDSGYYVYRYLGSVGFLPGYAFPENHVSVSYFAGTEEKKILRSRILAIRELAPFNTIYVDGGTYKVSSANMAIGIPWQKIKFCPECEAVLSGDKVNQTACPRCGNNLSTEHTIENVMPMPDVIATRRSKIGSDEEERLRSGYVIKEYYNNNSSKTISVKVKLENKIIISLAYEHNGRIIGINKGLRQDVQEGKCGFAFCNACKSWINDNDEQISKHYGNQDNKGECRKKGTVNDLIKGVHLISDDIHDVLTIKYDLPDEVKNQKVFATTLMHAFNRAIQLALELDESELGCFLRPAVTEKEDYEIILYETIVGGAGAIESLLEKPTFNKLIAKACELLHMFDKEGACDKACYDCLCSFFNQRDHQFLDRKVILPYLKILYDNKQKLEFIKVNINENPERLEELKIRCDSKLEKNILDLIYKAGIKLPDDVQKIIYDNDVPKVKPDFFYKGLGSKGLCIFVDGPEHEKENTKLEDKEKRRWLKGNGYRVFIFDYKSAPDFKEEIEELKARL